One Gambusia affinis linkage group LG15, SWU_Gaff_1.0, whole genome shotgun sequence genomic window carries:
- the ins gene encoding insulin isoform X1, which produces MTSSLFCCSCLQNLSVCLQFSSSMAALWLQSFSLLVLLVVLWPGSQGVAPPQHLCGSHLVDALYLVCGDRGFFYSPKRDVDHLLGFLPSKTGTGSSHGGENEVAELTLKDQMEMMVKRSGIVEQCCHRPCSIFDLQNYCN; this is translated from the exons ATGACCTcctctttgttttgctgctcTTGTCTACAGAATCTGTCCGTGTGTCTTCAGTTCTCCTCCAGCATGGCAGCACTGTGGCTTCAGTCCTTCTCTCTGCTGGTCTTACTGGTTGTATTGTGGCCCGGCTCCCAGGGCGTCGCACCGCCGCAGCATCTATGTGGCTCTCACCTGGTTGACGCTCTCTACCTGGTCTGTGGGGACAGAGGCTTCTTCTACAGCCCCAAGAGGGATGTGGACCATCTCCTGG ggTTCCTCCCTTCAAAGACAGGCACAGGGTCGAGTCACGGCGGTGAGAACGAGGTGGCTGAGTTAACCTTAAAGGACCAGATGGAGATGATGGTTAAGAGGTCAGGCATCGTCGAGCAGTGCTGCCACAGGCCCTGCAGTATCTTTGACCTGCAGAACTACTGCAACTAA
- the ins gene encoding insulin isoform X2 has product MAALWLQSFSLLVLLVVLWPGSQGVAPPQHLCGSHLVDALYLVCGDRGFFYSPKRDVDHLLGFLPSKTGTGSSHGGENEVAELTLKDQMEMMVKRSGIVEQCCHRPCSIFDLQNYCN; this is encoded by the exons ATGGCAGCACTGTGGCTTCAGTCCTTCTCTCTGCTGGTCTTACTGGTTGTATTGTGGCCCGGCTCCCAGGGCGTCGCACCGCCGCAGCATCTATGTGGCTCTCACCTGGTTGACGCTCTCTACCTGGTCTGTGGGGACAGAGGCTTCTTCTACAGCCCCAAGAGGGATGTGGACCATCTCCTGG ggTTCCTCCCTTCAAAGACAGGCACAGGGTCGAGTCACGGCGGTGAGAACGAGGTGGCTGAGTTAACCTTAAAGGACCAGATGGAGATGATGGTTAAGAGGTCAGGCATCGTCGAGCAGTGCTGCCACAGGCCCTGCAGTATCTTTGACCTGCAGAACTACTGCAACTAA